In [Phormidium] sp. ETS-05, the genomic window TCGCTGTCACCAGCTACATCGCCCACCTCCAGGATGAGCTGAAAAAATCTAAAGAATTCTTGAACCAAATTATCAATACAATTCCTGACCCGATTTTTGTCAAAGATCAAAACCATCGGTGGGTTGTTTTGAATCAGGCTTATGCCAATTTTATTGGTTATCCGATTACCTCGCTGATTAACCGTTCCGAGTTTGATTTCTTCCCCGGTCGCGAAGCAGCTATTTTCCGCGATAAAGATAATTTAGTTTTTGCCACTGGCCAATCTAGCGAAAATGAAGAAGAGTTCACCACCTCTAGGGGGATGACTCACTTTATTGCCACCAAACGCTCTCTCCATCGAGACCCAGCCGGTAATTTATTTTTAGTTGGAGTCATAAGAGATATCACTGAACGCAAACAAATGGAGGAAGCTCTGAAACAAACTGCTGCTGATTTGGCTCGGTCTAATGAGGAATTAAAACTTTCAGAAGACCGCTTGCGTTACATTGCTTATCACGATACTTTGACGGGTTTACCCAATCGTAAACTTTTCTATGAACGCTTACACCAAGCCTTAGAATGGGCTGCGGTTAATAATCAGTCTGTGGCTCTGATGTTTTTGGATTTAGATGGGTTTAAGTTAATTAATGATACCTGCGGACATGATACCGGTGACTTGCTCCTGCAAGCGGTGGCCGATCGGCTGACCAGAAGCTTGCGCGGTAGCGATACCGTCTCTCGCCTCGGCGGCGATGAGTTTACCGTAATTCTCCCAGCCATTTCCGAACCTATCAAAGTGGAGCGGGTGGCGCAGAAAATCATTACCACCCTCAGTCACTCCTTCACGATCGCCGGTGCGGCGATTTCTGTCACCGCCAGCATTGGCATCAGCCTATATCCCAGCAATGGTGAAGATGCCGATACTCTGATTAAAAACGCTGATGCTGCTATGTACCGCGCCAAGGAACTGGGTAAAAATCAATACGCTTTTTCCCAAAGTAAACCTTAGTTCTCCTGGGTTGGTAATTACTTATCTGTAATTTTTTATACCATTTTCCCTGCTAAATGATTATTTTTACAAAATTTAATATTAAGATATATAAATATTATCGGGTGAAGTTATGGCAGGGTGAAAAGTCTTCCTAAGTCCAAACCCTTCCATAGAGCCAGCTTTAGAAGATTGTAAAGAAAACCTTAAGCTCAGTCAATGTACGGAATTGTACCGGACCGGGGAAAATAATTACTGGACATATTAGTGAATATACTGATATACTACCGGTAGAGAATCTACAGCATCTCATCAAGCAGGGATTATGAGGCGATGGGTATTATGGGCACTACAATCAAACTTAGCAGCGCAACAGTTTTATTGATGGGACTGCAACTGATGACCACAGGCACAGCCTTGGCCAGCGTCAAACCCGCGACTAACATGGAGATGGAATGGCAGGGGATGACCGCCAAGCATATGGTGGCGATCTCTACTGTGGCCCAAAACCAAGACCCAGAAGTACCCCCCGGAGACCCGAAACGCACGGGAAATGCGGGTCCCCGTTAGGTGGCGTCGGAACTATTCTGTTGACCCTCCCGCATCACCCAAATCTAAAATACATCCACATTAGATTTGCAATCTATCTAGCTGTAAGAGCTATGTAAAATAGAGGATTTTGTCAAAGATTGATGTTTCACCAAAGTGTGAACCGCCCAACTCGCCTCCGGTTCGGGGAAATCACTGCGGTAATGCCCGCCACGACTTTCCTCCCGAAAAGCAGCACTGGTGAGAATTAAATACGCTACATCCAATAAATTACGAGTTTCTCCCCACTGGCGAATTTCGAAGTCAGCATTTGGGATGCTCAACGCCACGGGGGAGCTGGGTTGACAAGATAAAATATATTTGCTCACATCTAAACTGGCGAATTCCGATCGCCACGCCTGAATCTCGGAAATAGCCCGGTTCAAACTGGGCTGGCTGCGACATATGCCCGCAGTTTCCCAAACTAAACGCCGCACATCTCGCCGCAGGGTATGAATTTTCTCTAACTCAGCGGACCAGTCGCCTTGGTACGGTGTTGGTGAGATAGGAGGAAGGGGAGATGGCGGGAGACTGGAACCGGGGGCGGCCTGAATATGTGCTAGTTCGGCGGCAAACACAATGCACTCTAAGAGAGAATTACTCGCTAAACGGTTGGCGCCGTGGACTCCCGTGCTGGCGGTTTCCCCCACAGCATACAAACCGGGAATAGATGTGGCGCAGTTCAAATCGGTGACAATACCCCCCATCCAGTAATGGGCAGCGGGAGCTACGGGGACTGGTTCGGTGAATACATCGATGCCCCATTGGCGACAAACTTCGATGATGTTGGGAAAGCGGTGGCGGATTTTGTCTGGGGGAATGGGGCGCAAATCTAACCAGACACAACCCAGCTCTGGATCGGCTCCGGTCCCTTCAGAACGCAGCTCCTGCAGGTGTAAAAAAATTGCCCGACTTACCACGTCTCGGGGGGCGAGTTCTCCAGAGGGGTGATAGTCGAAGACAAATCGATGGCCGAAGTCGTTGACGAGGTGGGCACCTTCCCCGCGCACGGCTTCGCTAATTAAAAACCGGGGGGCGCCCGGTTTGGTGAGGGCGGTGGGGTGAAATTGGACAAATTCCAAGTCTCGCAATGCCGCACCAGCACGCCATGCAATGGCAACACCGTCCCCAGTGCTGACTTTGGGATTAGTGGTTTTGGCAAATACTTGGCCGCCGCCACCGGTGGCGAGAACCACGGCACCGGCGCGGATCCAGAGGATATTTCCCTGATAAGCTAAGCATACTCCCTGACATTCCTGGGAATGGGGGTCTAGCCACAGGTCTAAGGCGAAGGCACGGGAGAGGATGCGGATGTTTTGCCGCTCTAGGATGTGGGCAGTGAGGGTGCTAACGACGGCGCGCCCAGTTGTGTCTCTGGCGTGGAGAACGCGACGGCGGGAGTGGGCGGCTTCTAGGGTAAGGGCGAGGTCTCCCTGGTGGCGATCGAAGCTGACCCCTAACTGTAGCAATGAATTGACGCAATCTTTGGCTTTGCTGGCCAGGAATTCTACGGCTTCTAGGTCACAAAGACCTGCACCGGCTTTGAGGGTATCTTCAATATGGAGCAGGGGGGAATCGTCCGGGGCGATCGCCGCCGCCATCCCGCCCTGAGCCCAGTCACTAGCAGACTTGGGCAAATCATCTTTGGTAATCAACCCTACCTGCAATGATGAAGGTAGGCATAAGGCCGCATATAGGCCCGCTGCTCCGGCGCCGACCACTAGGATGTCAAAGGACTCGGGGAGGTCGGGATGAGACTCAGATTTGGCTGAAAAATTCACTAATGAAAAATCGCCCCTTATTTATAAGTTAAGCCCCAAGCATCAGGCTGGTAGCTACCTTATTTTACAAGGGGCGAATATCATCAGTATATCTAGAACCTGGTAATCCCGGAAAAATCGGGAAAATTTATCCAAATGCCAACCACAAAAACGTAATTTTGGTAATTTTGCATGTTTTCGCAATCTCCCAGATGGGGTAATGTTTGCCTCGGTCATGTTAAAGGGGCTTTTTACGTCTAGCTCACTCGAGATGACAAATCCACTCATCTCGTTCCTTAAAGATAGACGACAGAGCAACAGGCTGGCGTTCACCTGTGGGTGTCATCACCCCCTTAACGTAGGACTAATCCTGGACCTGCATCTTGCATCTCCTTTGAGGAGTAATTTCCGGCTGTTACCGGAAATTACCGGATTTTATGCAAGAGTGTGGCTGAAAGATGCGGTTTTGGCATTGGGGTCAGAAATCCCTGATGCTCGATCGTCAGTTTGACTTCTGTCACCAGTCCCAAGGGAGTTTGTTTCTTCTGCCCCCCCCAGATGGGGCTCGGAGCGTCTATTAGCCTAGAGGCTCCGAGGGGAGAAAGAACTCACTGTATGGAGGGCTTTTGACCAATGACAAAGGTAAAGCTATCTTGCCGGGAGCGGTTTAGTAGTAACCGTTGTTAATCCGATCGTCTCCTTCCACCAGCTCGGGAATGGCTTCTGTCACCGTGAAATCATCCAGGTGTTCTTGCAGCCGCTGCTTTTGGGTTTCGCTCAGTCCGGGAATCTCCAAAATGTCTTCCACCTTTTCATAGGGGGCGTTGTTGATGATTTTGGCAGCCAAGTTGGGGTAAAACCCTTGATACTTGCGGAAGGCGCGGATATTGGTGTTGTTCAAATCGATTTTCCCGGCGATTTGGCTGAACTTCTCATCCACATCGTTGAGGACGGGTGCTTCTGCCACCAACAACCGGGTGGGGGATGCCATCGGGTTCAAACCGGCGGCGAGGGCGCTTTGAGCGGTTCCCAAACCACTCCAGCCAAACAACATGACCCCCAAAACTACGACAATGCGAACCAATTGTCTCATCATCTGAATCGCTCCCTTATGTATAAACAGGATTTATAGCAAAAATTATCCCAGAATATTGCACCAGGAATCCAAAACAGGGGCGGCCTGTTTGTCTCCTTACCAAAGCCGGGGTTTTTCCCCAGAGGCTGTGGTTGTGCGCGCCTGTTCAGGTAACAGGTCTAACAAATAATACAATATCCAGGTTAAATTAGGATTTTAGCCTGTGATTGGGGTGGTTTTCCCTCTGAAGTCTCAGAGAAGAGTTTTTGCTTGTGGAGGTCTTGTCTGCTCTCTCTACCCATGTTTGTCTCCATCACCGCCTGCGTCCGGGGCTCCCCGAAACCTAGACTTTGGGATGGGTATGGTTGCAAAATTTTTCTAAATCGGAAAATAAACCCCCATATGTGAGGGTGGCATTATCGTAGCCCTTGAGGTGAACGGTGTACTGCTCGAATAGCTGGGGTTGGTTGTGGAGGTCGGCAAAATATTTGTAGGTGGTTTCTCCCAAGGCGATGTCTTTGCCAATCTCTTTGGTGGCAGACTCGAGGCGAAATGCGGCGTTGACTGTATCTCCCAAGGCGGTGTAGTCGGGTCGATCGCCACTGCCAGTATTCCCCACCATCGCATATCCGGTGTTCACCCCAGCACCAATGCGCAGGGGAAAGGGGAGTGTGTAGCGTTTATTCAAGTCTTCTGTGATTAGATGCAAGGCGTTGAGGGCCCTCATTATCCGCAGCAGCTCTTCATGGCTGGCGGTGTCGCTGTTGTGAAACCATACTGCCATTACCGCATCACCGATATATTTGTCCACCCAGCTTCCGTGGTCTCGAATGATGTTACCCGCATGGCGAAACCAAGTGCCGATAACTTCTGAGAGGATTTTTTCGTCGAGTTGTCGGGTCAGGACGGTAAAATTACGGATATCTACGACCATCACCGATATCAGCTTGCGCACATATAAGGCGGCTGTGACGGTGAAATCTTGAGATTCTGGGTCTTCTTGGGGGTCTGGTTCTTCGCTGGGCGGGCAGCTAAACTGTATTTCCGTCTCCCCGAAGGTGAGGCGATCGCCGTGGTGCAGGGTTACGGGAATGCTTACCCGCCTGCCATTGACAAACGAGCCGTTGCGACTACCCAGGTCGATCAAATAAAATTCCCCGCTTTCAGTGCATTGCAGCATCGCGTGGTTTCGGGATATCCACCGATCCGACAGCACTAAATTGTTATCTTCGCTCCGACCGATAGTCCAGCAATTGCTACCCACCAAGGGAAGGTAGCGATTGCCGGATTCAGTGGGCATAATCAGATGAGGAGCGCGCTTTAAAGTCACCGCAGTTGCTTACCTGTCTGTATTTTTTGGGTATCATAAGGTAGAGCCTAAAAAACCCGTAAAAACCCGAACCCCTTTCAGGGATTGAAACAGGGATTGAAACAGGGATTGAAATACCCCTAGACTCTTTACCCGAATCCTTTTCAGGGATAACTAATTGGCGGCTAGGAAAAAAAGGCTATCTACCAAAATTGTACTCAACACCGCACCAGAAAACCCCCACCAGTGCAAATCTTTTTCCCTCCTCATCCCTAAACCTAAACCTACAAAACCTGTCACCAGTAGCACTGCCGCTAGGACGGCAGCGCAGCCAAGACCCCAAGGGGTTTTGACCAGGCTCACTGCGCTCTGCATAATGGGCGGCGCCAGTTCTGGTTCTACCCGCATGAGTTGCCGCCAGTGGTCCATTAAATTTACTAAGTAAAAGTATAGGTCAGTTACTGCGGTTCCCGCTATCGAACCCAGATAAAACCAACTCCCTACTAGCCACTGCCGCCGCTGGATGCACCAAATGGCCATTGGTAAGCCGATCGCTTCTATGGGCAGGTGCAGCAATGGTTCCCACCTCATGCACCCCCAGTATAGGCTCCCCGCCAGCCAACTGCCACTGAATCCGAGCAGCAAATCTCCCCAAACTTCTGTGCGACGGTGAGATATCAGCATCAAGCTCAGCCACACCCAACCCCCCGTTAAAATTAAACTGACCAGGGGTAAGTGCCGCACTAGGGGGGCCTCGATGAATACTGGGACGCTGACCAGAAACACTGCCGCCCCGAACAACCACCGGGGCTGAGACGCGCCCTCCGTCGAAAAGAATATTTTGGCCAAAAAAAGGCTGGTGCTATGGCTGGCATTGGCTTCTGGCTGCTCTGCCTTGCCAGTGGACCACGTATGGTTAAACAATTTATCTTTAAGATTCTTTACTTAACTTCATCTTACTTAAGATATCACAGGGATGATTTGATGCCCCTACCCGGGATTATCCTGCTCATAAATTCCTCGGGATGTGGTTCATGCTGGGGGAATATCTACTCAAGTCGGGATTATTTTTGATGAGAATGACTAGATTATCAACATGGCGCTTTTTCTCTCTGGTGGCTGGTGCGGTAGTGGCTACAGTTCTATGGCCGGGATTGATTGCCCTCAGCGCCACCGAGGCGGCTGCACCCTCCCCGATGATGGGGGCCGAGACTCACATCAACCTGTTTCAGGCGGTGATTTTGGGGATGGTTCAGGGTTTAACTGAGTTTATCCCCATCAGCAGCACGGCTCACTTAAAGGTAGTGCCGGTCCTCTTGGGTTGGGGAGACCCAGGGGTGTCTTTCAGTGCGGCTATTCAGCTCGGCAGTATTGCGGCGGTGATTTGGTATTTCTGGGAGGACTTAACGACTCTGGGAATTAGTGCGTTTCAGGCACTGCGAAGGCAGAAATTTGATGATAAAGACCTGCGGGTGGTGTTGGGAATTTTCCTCGGCACTGTGCCGATCGTGGTTCTGGGCTTGCTGTTGAAATTCGTTGCTGCTGAATTTTACGACAATACCCTGCGCAGTTTGGCCTCGATCTCCATTGTCTCGATCGTGATGGGACTACTCCTGGGCCTCGCCGAACGCATTGGCAGCAGAAAGCGCAATTTTGACCAGCTCACCCTCACCGACGGTGTATTAATGGGGATGGCTGAGGCAATGGCTTTAATTCCAGGGGCCTCTCGCTCTGGAACTACCATCACCGCTGGTTTGTTTATGGGTTTGGAAAGAGGCACTGCAGCCCGCTTTTCCTTTTTACTCGGTATTCCCGCCATTACTCTGGCTGGGTTAGTCGAACTTAAGGACCTGCTGGAGTCTTTGGGCAGTCCGGGAAGTAATACGGAAATTTTGCCTTTGGTGGGGGGGTTGGTTTCCGCTGTGGTGTTTTCCTATGTGGCGATCGCCTGGTTGATTCGGTTTTTACAAACCCAGAATACCTGGATTTTCGTCTGGTATCGCTTGGGCTTCGGGTTGCTCATCTTAGGAGCAATCTTTGCCCACTTTATTCCCAACGCCTAACTCCCTGGTTGGGCTGTGGAATGCCCCCCCTACTTCCGGTGGCGAAATAATACTTCTAAAATTCCTGGCTTTGGCTTGACATCTTTTTGTTTTTGTGATTGCCGCTGCTTTGTTACCTGGTTCAGGGTTTTTTTGAGGATGGGGGGCGGTTCTTGGGCTGGTTCGTCTGTGCTGTCCCACCAGGAGAGAATCCAGCAAAAAGCAAATCCCCCAACTGCTCCCAGAATTAAGCCAAACCAGCCGGAATATCCCAGGAGATAAAACCCGATCGTGAACAACATCCCCACCAGTAATCCGGCGGTAATTTCTTCCCAGTGGACAGAGGATTTTTGCTCTTCTTTCATAGTTGGCTATTTGTCATTTGTTATTTGTCATTTGTTATTTGTCATTTGTCCTTTGTCATTTGTCATTTGTCCTTTGTCATTTGTCATTTGTCCTTTGTTATAGTTATTCATATAATCAAAAAAACAAAAGTGAAAAAAGACAAGTGAAAAAAGACAAGTGACAAGTGACAAGTGACAAGTGACAAATGACTAACCAGCCAGTTGCGGTTCTATAGGGTTGGTGGTGTCTATGGTCAACACCAGGGGGGTTTCTTCTGGGGTGAAAGGTTGCCACCCAGCGATTTGAGAGGGGAGCAGGTCGGCGGTGGCGTCGGCGATGTCTCCAGTACGCTGGCGGAGCCGATCGCGCAATACGGTTTCGGGAGCGCTACTGTAAACAATCTGCAATGGTAAACCGGCTGATTTTGCCGCCGCGATCGCTTCCCCACGCAGTTGTTGCCGGTCATACTTGGCATCCAAAATCACTGGCCATCCCAATTCTGCCAGCATTAGCCCCAATTCTAACACTCGCCCGTAAGTCCGCTTGGTCATTTCTGGAGTGTAGAGGTCATCTGGTCCACGCTCGTCCAGCGCCACTCCCCCTAAATGCTTCCGTACTGCATCCGATCGGATATGCACGGCTCCCAGTCGCCGCGCCAGCAGTTTCCCTACCGTACTCTTCCCCGACCCGGACAGACCCGACATCAAAAATAACTGGCCTTGACCCCGTTGTGTGTAACTCCAAGCCAACTGATAATAAGCCGCTGCCGTTTCGTGAGCCTGTTGCTTCTCCTCAGCGCTCACCCCCGGGTCATCCAACAGAAAAGAAGTCACTTTGCCGCGCACATATGCCTGACGGCTACAATAAAAAGACAACAGGGCGACCCCTTCCCAGTCTCCCGTCTGTTCTAGATAGGCATTTAAAAAAGCATTCGCTAAATCTTTTCTCCCTCTTGCCTCCACATCCATCACGGCAAAAGCCACATCATAAATTACATCTACAAACCGGAAAGGCTCGTTAAATTCTATGCAATCAAATAGGAGGATTTTATCCCCCATTGGGCGATATTTCTCAGGTGTAAATCACCATGACATTCCCTAACTTTCTCCATAGAGATGCGGCGGGCAAATAGCTCTTGCCTAGAAGCAAACACCCCATCTGTATAAGCCTTGGTGTCATCAAACTGTTGCTGGGTCTGGGGGCCACCGATGTATTTCTGGGTTTGGGCGTAGTTATCATCCACAGATTCACGGATTTTCGGGATTTCCCCAAATTGGGCGATATAATCATTAGTGATAGTTTGGCTATGGAAATTCGCCACTACCTTGCCCAAATCCTCCATATCTTTCTCGCCAATTAGTCCGCTGGCAAACCGGGCACTCCACAGGTCATCTTGATTGAATGCCCGCATTTTCAGCACATATTCCACAATTTCCCCGTTGCCCCCCAGTTGATATGCGCTGCCTTCTTGGCATATGGGTAATACTTCTAAATATAATTCTGGGGCGCTGCGGCGGTTCATCCGCAACTCTTCTTGACAAAAATGCTGCCTTTTCTCTAATGTGGAATAGTCGAGAAACCCGAAATTAACCGTTTTTTTTACTTTGTAGGCATAATCCCCGGTGAGGAATACGTAGGAAACGTGAGTTTGAATCAGTTGCACGGGCGCTGTTACCGGATGGGGATAAAATCCGGGCTGTAACATTGCTTCGATTAAGGGAGAAAGCTGATTTTTATTCATATAAATATTGAGGGAAATTAATATAGATTTGTCCTTTGTCCCTTGTCCCTTGCTCTATACAAATGACAAAGGACAAATGACCAAGGACAAATGACAAATTTGGTTAGCTGGCAGCGGTGGCGGCGCCTTCTCCACCAGTATCATCCTTTTGGGGAGGGAGGACGCTAACTACTACTTGGTTGGGTTCGCTCAGAGCTAGGACACCTTCGGGGAGGGTGAGTTCTCCTACGTGCAGAGCATCGCCGATTTGCAGTTCTGATAAGTTAACTTCGATCGCCTCGGGGATACTATCCGGCTTGCATCTTAGGGTGATCTCTGTCATTACTGGGTCAAGCAGTCCACCTGCCAATTTCACCCCTGCTGGGGTGCCAGTGTAATGCAGGGGTACTGCCACATCGACGCTGGCTTGGGCGGACACGGCAAAAAAGCTGAGGTGATAGACCTCATCTTTCCAAGCATGGGTTTGCACTTCCCTGAGCAGGGTTTTACCTGTCCAAGACAAGTCGGGGATGCTTAGGTCAATGATGGTGTTGTTGAGGGAAGCCTCTTTGAGCAGCTTTTCTGCATTTTTCGCGGTGATGGCTAGGGACAGAGATTCCGCCCCTTTGTGACCGTAGAGGACCGCTGGAATCAACCCGTTTCGGCGCATGGAGTTGGGTTTGCTTCCTGCGGGCCGTTGTTGGCATTCGATCGTAATTTCCATTTTAGCTGCTATCTGTTATTTGCTACTTATTGGTCATTTGT contains:
- a CDS encoding undecaprenyl-diphosphate phosphatase, which gives rise to MMGAETHINLFQAVILGMVQGLTEFIPISSTAHLKVVPVLLGWGDPGVSFSAAIQLGSIAAVIWYFWEDLTTLGISAFQALRRQKFDDKDLRVVLGIFLGTVPIVVLGLLLKFVAAEFYDNTLRSLASISIVSIVMGLLLGLAERIGSRKRNFDQLTLTDGVLMGMAEAMALIPGASRSGTTITAGLFMGLERGTAARFSFLLGIPAITLAGLVELKDLLESLGSPGSNTEILPLVGGLVSAVVFSYVAIAWLIRFLQTQNTWIFVWYRLGFGLLILGAIFAHFIPNA
- a CDS encoding DUF3120 domain-containing protein, translated to MFNHTWSTGKAEQPEANASHSTSLFLAKIFFSTEGASQPRWLFGAAVFLVSVPVFIEAPLVRHLPLVSLILTGGWVWLSLMLISHRRTEVWGDLLLGFSGSWLAGSLYWGCMRWEPLLHLPIEAIGLPMAIWCIQRRQWLVGSWFYLGSIAGTAVTDLYFYLVNLMDHWRQLMRVEPELAPPIMQSAVSLVKTPWGLGCAAVLAAVLLVTGFVGLGLGMRREKDLHWWGFSGAVLSTILVDSLFFLAAN
- a CDS encoding 50S ribosomal protein L25/general stress protein Ctc — protein: MEITIECQQRPAGSKPNSMRRNGLIPAVLYGHKGAESLSLAITAKNAEKLLKEASLNNTIIDLSIPDLSWTGKTLLREVQTHAWKDEVYHLSFFAVSAQASVDVAVPLHYTGTPAGVKLAGGLLDPVMTEITLRCKPDSIPEAIEVNLSELQIGDALHVGELTLPEGVLALSEPNQVVVSVLPPQKDDTGGEGAATAAS
- the psbU gene encoding photosystem II complex extrinsic protein PsbU, which codes for MMRQLVRIVVVLGVMLFGWSGLGTAQSALAAGLNPMASPTRLLVAEAPVLNDVDEKFSQIAGKIDLNNTNIRAFRKYQGFYPNLAAKIINNAPYEKVEDILEIPGLSETQKQRLQEHLDDFTVTEAIPELVEGDDRINNGYY
- a CDS encoding AAA family ATPase, which produces MGDKILLFDCIEFNEPFRFVDVIYDVAFAVMDVEARGRKDLANAFLNAYLEQTGDWEGVALLSFYCSRQAYVRGKVTSFLLDDPGVSAEEKQQAHETAAAYYQLAWSYTQRGQGQLFLMSGLSGSGKSTVGKLLARRLGAVHIRSDAVRKHLGGVALDERGPDDLYTPEMTKRTYGRVLELGLMLAELGWPVILDAKYDRQQLRGEAIAAAKSAGLPLQIVYSSAPETVLRDRLRQRTGDIADATADLLPSQIAGWQPFTPEETPLVLTIDTTNPIEPQLAG
- the nadB gene encoding L-aspartate oxidase, which translates into the protein MNFSAKSESHPDLPESFDILVVGAGAAGLYAALCLPSSLQVGLITKDDLPKSASDWAQGGMAAAIAPDDSPLLHIEDTLKAGAGLCDLEAVEFLASKAKDCVNSLLQLGVSFDRHQGDLALTLEAAHSRRRVLHARDTTGRAVVSTLTAHILERQNIRILSRAFALDLWLDPHSQECQGVCLAYQGNILWIRAGAVVLATGGGGQVFAKTTNPKVSTGDGVAIAWRAGAALRDLEFVQFHPTALTKPGAPRFLISEAVRGEGAHLVNDFGHRFVFDYHPSGELAPRDVVSRAIFLHLQELRSEGTGADPELGCVWLDLRPIPPDKIRHRFPNIIEVCRQWGIDVFTEPVPVAPAAHYWMGGIVTDLNCATSIPGLYAVGETASTGVHGANRLASNSLLECIVFAAELAHIQAAPGSSLPPSPLPPISPTPYQGDWSAELEKIHTLRRDVRRLVWETAGICRSQPSLNRAISEIQAWRSEFASLDVSKYILSCQPSSPVALSIPNADFEIRQWGETRNLLDVAYLILTSAAFREESRGGHYRSDFPEPEASWAVHTLVKHQSLTKSSILHSSYS
- a CDS encoding adenylate/guanylate cyclase domain-containing protein, whose translation is MPTESGNRYLPLVGSNCWTIGRSEDNNLVLSDRWISRNHAMLQCTESGEFYLIDLGSRNGSFVNGRRVSIPVTLHHGDRLTFGETEIQFSCPPSEEPDPQEDPESQDFTVTAALYVRKLISVMVVDIRNFTVLTRQLDEKILSEVIGTWFRHAGNIIRDHGSWVDKYIGDAVMAVWFHNSDTASHEELLRIMRALNALHLITEDLNKRYTLPFPLRIGAGVNTGYAMVGNTGSGDRPDYTALGDTVNAAFRLESATKEIGKDIALGETTYKYFADLHNQPQLFEQYTVHLKGYDNATLTYGGLFSDLEKFCNHTHPKV